A genomic region of Capra hircus breed San Clemente chromosome 21, ASM170441v1, whole genome shotgun sequence contains the following coding sequences:
- the LOC102184095 gene encoding myeloid-associated differentiation marker-like, with protein MPTWSTSPSGDAVFSVCCSVRLPQLFCTCVAFSLAADMGILRGAIGNWAMPFWCVCFAMTFIISTVELCRLDSEFPFFWYNISVTYACYAALICLSASIIYPITYVQFLPYGPYRDRAIAATAFSCIASVQYVTEVARMRDWYDLEDIFFYEHTTRALLKVLETFVAGVIFAFLSNTSLYLHQPALEWCVAVYSICFILAAVVLLLDLAEWEYMPPRPFSIFQLVLSLLSVLLYISAVVLWPLYQFSEELGGQPQRPSDGDCRDELTHDLCAWDQRLAVAVLTAINLLVYVADLGYWARQVSVGTEDQPRDS; from the coding sequence ATGCCCACCTGGTCAACATCGCCAAGCGGTGATGCAGTGTTTAGTGTGTGCTGCTCCGTCCGCCTGCCGCAGCTCTTCTGCACCTGCGTGGCCTTCTCGCTTGCGGCTGACATGGGCATTCTGAGAGGGGCCATAGGTAACTGGGCCATGCCCTTCTGGTGCGTCTGTTTTGCCATGACCTTCATCATCTCCACAGTCGAGTTATGCAGGCTCGATTCCgaatttcctttcttctggtaCAACATCTCCGTCACCTACGCCTGCTATGCTGCCCTCATCTGCCTCTCGGCCTCCATTATCTACCCCATCACCTACGTCCAGTTCCTGCCTTATGGTCCTTACCGGGACCGGGCCATCGCCGCCACTGCTTTCTCCTGCATCGCGTCTGTGCAGTATGTCACAGAAGTGGCCAGGATGAGGGACTGGTATGATCTTGAGGACATCTTCTTCTATGAGCACACCACGCGAGCCCTGCTGAAGGTGCTGGAGACCTTCGTGGCTGGTGTCATCTTCGCCTTCCTCAGCAACACCTCCCTGTACCTGCACCAGCCGGCCCTGGAGTGGTGTGTGGCCGTGTACTCCATCTGCTTCATCCTGGCAGCTGTGGTCCTCCTGCTGGACCTGGCTGAATGGGAATACATGCCACCCAGGCCCTTCTCCATTTTCCAGCTAGTGCTCAGCCTGCTCTCTGTCCTCCTCTACATCAGTGCTGTGGTCCTCTGGCCGCTCTACCAGTTCAGCGAGGAGCTTGGCGGGCAGCCCCAGAGGCCCAGTGATGGGGACTGCAGGGATGAGCTTACCCACGACCTGTGCGCCTGGGACCAGCGCCTGGCTGTGGCCGTCCTGACAGCCATCAACCTGCTGGTTTATGTGGCCGACCTGGGGTACTGGGCACGCCAGGTTTCTGTAGGGACTGAGGACCAGCCCAGGGACTCCTGA